One window of the Hoplias malabaricus isolate fHopMal1 chromosome Y, fHopMal1.hap1, whole genome shotgun sequence genome contains the following:
- the LOC136678362 gene encoding protein NLRC3-like — protein sequence MSYQPMENKSISSLEEQRKLQQETATLSDHSCVSLKSDNSKECRTYFQKEKSSANHRTLQQETATSPESSCVSMKSDNSMDFKDYFQKGNCQSKHGPFCQASTLPEHRCETVKSNQFIEHTGPICNEDFSEHRPEEELLKNHKLNLKQTSQFVFSETAKHGNPILLSHIYTDLYIVEGESGEISRNHEVRLIEKTSLQPARKDIPVRCNELFKTTPGQQQKIRTVMTKGVAGIGKTISVQKFILDWAEGEANQDIQIILPLPFRELNLMRERKLSLVDLLHHFFKEIQGLEEISNYKILLIFDGLDECRLPLNFQKRERCSDVRKCTSVDSLLTSLIKGNLLPSALIWITSRPAAASQIPSAFIDRVTEVRGFKDPQKEEFFRKRITSQSLANKVIMHIKSSRSLYIMCHIPVFCWLSAAVLERTLCQEENEETPNTLMQMYTHFLIIQTRIKHEKYTEVKETDKVMILKLGNLAFQQLCKGNLIFYETDLKKCGIDIKEASVYSGLFTQIFREEFGLAQRKVFSFVHLSIQEHLAALYVFYCFIKSDQVSDPTTELAFLLKASSIFEFHKAAVDMALKSENGHLDLFLRFLLGLSLESSQSLLQNLFEESGDISKSNEETVEYIKTKIREDPSSDRRINLFYCLVELNHYSIVEILEKSTRALSVVMLIPEKWSTLTFEFHKLVEELNDFDLRKYIGTPMNDLNEFLTPDDVLLRLLPAVKTARSAKLKGCSLTDKGCKALASAFSTNQLKLIELNLRENRLRDTGMKLFCTGLASLHCKLETLELRYCNLGVGSCESLASALSSNSSCLKELNLRDNKQMLDSGIIHLCKGLQSENCKLEILLLSGCMLSDKSCEALASVLSFRSSSLRELELSSNKVQDTGVELLCAGLRNPHCNLEKLHLCRCKLTEKSCAALASAIHPNSNLRELYLSGNKLQDSGVNGLLALKKNQHSKLDKLIW from the exons ATGAGTTATCAGCCAATGGAAAACAAAAGCATCTCCTCTCTAGAAGAACAGAG GAAACTTCAGCAGGAGACTGCGACTTTATCAGACCACAGCTGTGTGTCATTGAAGAGTGATAACTCTAAGGAATGTAGGACCTATTTTCAAAAAGAAAAGAGTTCAGCTAATCACAG GACACTCCAGCAGGAGACAGCAACTTCTCCAGAATCCAGCTGTGTGTCCATGAAGAGTGACAACTCTATGGACTTCAAGGACTATTTTCAAAAAGGAAACTGTCAGTCTAAACATGG GCCATTTTGTCAGGCATCGACTTTACCAGAACATAGATGTGAGACTGTGAAGAGCAACCAGTTTATTGAACACACAGGCCCCATTTGCAATGAAGATTTTTCTGAACACAG gcCTGAGGAAGAGCTTCTTAAAAATCACAAACTGAATCTGAAGCAGACAAGTCAGTTTGTCTTTAGTGAAACAGCAAAGCATGGAAATCCCATCTTACTAAGTCACATCTACACAGACCTATACATCGTAGAAGGTGAGAGTGGAGAAATTAGTAGAAACCATGAGGTCAGACTCATTGAGAAAACATCTTTGCAGCCAGCGAGAAAAGACATACCTGTGAGATGCAATGAACTTTTCAAAACCACGCCCGGTCAACAGCAGAAGATCAGAACTGTCATGACGAAAGGAGTTGCAGGCATTGGAAAAACAATCTCAGTGCAGAAGTTCATACTGGACTGGGCCGAAGGAGAAGCCAATCAAGATATTCAGATAATACTTCCACTTCCATTTAGGGAGCTCAATTTGATGCGGGAGAGAAAACTCAGTTTGGTGGATCTTCTTCACCACTTTTTTaaggagatacaaggtttagAAGAAATCAGCAACTACAAGATCTTGCTCATTTTTGATGGTCTAGATGAGTGTCGACTTCCTTTGAATTTTCAAAAAAGAGAGAGGTGTTCTGACGTAAGAAAATGCACCTCAGTGGACAGCCTGTTGACAAGTCTCATCAAGGGTAATCTGCTTCCATCTGCTCTTATCTGGATAACCTCTCGGCCAGCAGCAGCCAGTCAGATTCCTTCAGCGTTTATTGACCGGGTAACTGAGGTACGAGGATTTAAGGACCCCCAGAAGGAAGAGTTCTTCCGCAAGAGAATCACTAGCCAGAGCCTGGCAAACAAAGTCATCATGCACATTAAATCATCCAGGAGCCTTTATATAATGTGCCACATACCAGTTTTCTGTTGGCTTTCTGCTGCAGTTCTAGAGAGGACACTGTGTCAAGAGGAAAATGAAGAGACTCCTAACACACTAATGCAAATGTACACCCATTTTCTGATTATACAAACACGCATCAAGCATGAAAAGTACACAGAGGTTAAAGAAACAGACAAAGTAATGATTTTAAAATTGGGGAATCTGGCTTTTCAGCAGCTATGTAAGGGCAACTTAATTTTCTATGAGACAGACCTGAAAAAATGTGGAATTGATATCAAAGAAGCATCTGTGTACTCAGGATTGTTCACACAGATCTTTCGAGAAGAATTTGGTTTGGCTCAGAGAAAGGTTTTCAGTTTTGTGCATTTGAGCATTCAGGAACATCTTGCAGCTTTATATGTGTTCTACTGTTTTATCAAGTCAGATCAAGTGTCTGATCCGACCACCGAACTTGCATTTCTTCTCAAGGCTTCATCAATTTTTGAATTTCACAAGGCTGCTGTGGACATGGCGTTAAAGAGTGAGAATGGTCACCTTGATCTTTTCCTCCGTTTTCTTCTTGGCCTGTCTTTGGAGTCCAGTCAGAGTCTTCTGCAAAATCTCTTTGAAGAGTCAGGCGACATCTCAAAGAGCAACGAGGAAACCGTAGAGTACATCAAGACGAAAATCAGAGAGGATCCCTCTTCTGACCGAAGGATCAATTTGTTCTACTGTCTTGTAGAACTAAACCATTATTCAATTGTGGAGATACTGGAAAAAAGCACACGAGCACTCTCTGTTGTGATGCTTATACCTGAGAAGTGGTCAACCCTGACTTTTGAGTTTCACAAATTAGTGGAGGAGCTGAACGACTTTGACTTGAGGAAATACATAGGAACACCCATGAATGATTTAAATGAATTTCTCACTCCTGATGACGTCCTTCTGAGGCTGTTACCAGCTGTCAAAACAGCCAGATCAGCAAA GTTGAAGGGATGTAGCCTTACAGACAAAGGCTGCAAGGCACTTGCATCTGCTTTTAGCACAAACCAATTAAAACTCATTGAGCTGAACCTCAGAGAGAACAGATTAAGGGATACTGGAATGAAGTTATTCTGCACTGGACTAGCAAGTCTACATTGCAAACTGGAAACACTAGA GCTGAGATACTGTAATCTTGGGGTTGGAAGCTGCGAATCTCTTGCTTCAGCTCTCAGCTCAAACTCCTCCTGTCTAAAAGAGCTGAATCTAAGAGATAACAAGCAGATGTTGGATTCAGGAATAATACATTTGTGTAAAGGTCTACAGAGTGaaaactgtaaactggagatacTGCT GCTGTCTGGGTGCATGCTCTCTGATAAAAGCTGTGAAGCTCTGGCCTCAGTCCTCAGCTTCAGATCCTCTAGTCTAAGAGAGTTGGAGCTGAGTAGCAATAAGGTACAGGACACAGGGGTGGAACTACTCTGTGCTGGGCTGCGAAATCCACATTGTAATCTTGAAAAGCTACA TTTGTGCCGTTGTAAACTCACAGAGAAAAGCTGTGCAGCTCTTGCTTCAGCCATACACCCAAACTCCAATCTGAGAGAGCTTTACTTGAGTGGAAATAAGCTGCAGGACTCCGGAGTGAATGGGCTGCTTGCTTTAAAGAAGAATCAACATTCTAAACTGGACAAACTCAT ATGGTAG